In a single window of the Acinetobacter tibetensis genome:
- a CDS encoding glutamine amidotransferase produces the protein MKTTAPDFPETIYAIQHLAFEDLGALEDTFYQLGFRVRYVEAGVDDLRKALEHEGLTVILGGPIGVYETEDYPFLIQEIELLQQRLARNLPTLGICLGAQLIAHALGAKVYAGAQKEIGWSTLEIKPVAQNPLASLTNTQVLHWHGDTFDLPQNAELLASSALYPNQAFKIGNNILALQFHVEVAADAMEKWLIGHTCELRNAKIDIPSLRADNQRFAPTLEQNAPQVLEFFMQHIE, from the coding sequence ATGAAAACAACAGCTCCCGATTTTCCTGAAACCATTTATGCGATTCAACATCTTGCTTTTGAAGACCTTGGTGCTCTAGAAGATACTTTTTACCAACTTGGCTTTCGTGTGAGATACGTAGAGGCAGGTGTTGATGACCTGCGTAAAGCGCTTGAACATGAAGGCCTTACCGTTATTTTAGGCGGCCCAATTGGGGTCTATGAAACGGAAGATTACCCATTTTTAATACAAGAAATTGAACTATTACAACAGCGCTTAGCACGTAATTTACCAACGCTCGGCATTTGTTTAGGTGCACAACTGATTGCTCATGCATTAGGTGCCAAAGTCTATGCTGGCGCACAAAAAGAAATAGGCTGGAGCACTTTAGAAATCAAACCTGTCGCTCAGAATCCTCTTGCGAGCCTCACCAATACGCAAGTTTTACATTGGCATGGTGATACTTTTGATTTACCGCAAAATGCAGAACTTCTGGCAAGTTCTGCACTATATCCAAATCAAGCATTTAAAATAGGTAACAATATTCTGGCACTACAATTTCATGTTGAAGTTGCTGCGGATGCAATGGAAAAATGGCTGATTGGTCATACCTGCGAATTACGCAATGCAAAAATTGACATTCCAAGCCTACGTGCGGATAACCAACGTTTTGCACCCACTTTAGAACAAAATGCACCGCAAGTGCTTGAGTTTTTTATGCAACATATTGAGTAA
- a CDS encoding YceI family protein: protein MNLKTLTLGLAVASVATFSMAKPVAYQIDPTHTATVFSWSHFGFSTPSANFSNIQGTINIDNDKPANSSVNVTIPLASLNTNVAALDEHLKKAEFFDAINYPNITFKSTKVEALGRNKYKIIGNLTVKDVTKPVVLDAVLNKQGEHPMTKLQSIGFNATTSFDRSAFGVGAYVPNVGDKITVNITTEASVPAKK from the coding sequence ATGAACTTAAAAACATTAACTTTGGGTTTGGCCGTTGCTTCAGTTGCAACATTCTCTATGGCAAAACCTGTTGCATATCAAATTGATCCAACACACACGGCAACCGTATTTTCTTGGAGCCACTTTGGTTTTTCTACACCATCTGCAAACTTTAGTAATATTCAAGGCACAATTAATATAGATAATGACAAGCCTGCGAATTCTTCAGTGAATGTGACTATTCCATTGGCAAGTTTAAATACCAATGTGGCTGCATTAGATGAGCATTTGAAAAAAGCGGAATTCTTTGATGCAATCAATTACCCAAACATCACGTTTAAAAGTACTAAAGTTGAGGCTTTAGGTCGCAATAAATATAAAATCATAGGTAACTTAACAGTTAAAGATGTGACTAAACCTGTTGTGCTTGATGCAGTATTGAACAAACAGGGTGAACATCCAATGACGAAGCTTCAATCAATTGGTTTTAATGCAACAACTTCATTTGACCGTTCTGCATTTGGTGTCGGTGCGTACGTACCAAATGTAGGTGATAAAATCACGGTAAACATCACCACCGAAGCATCAGTTCCTGCGAAGAAATAA